From Pedobacter indicus, a single genomic window includes:
- a CDS encoding FecR family protein: protein MNKYVNEDMLIKYLVGEATDEEKAFVEKWLTENEENRKQYRDFQLLWETSEKLALDSELDENLAWDRFKQHLAANDSAIDAGDAGGGATKEPVYRAPAWIKLAASIVLISIGAWISFYAYDRSSFNQILVETVNHTLVDTLADGSIITLNRNSKIQYPKHFATDHRSVKLLEGEAFFDVAPDSSKPFHVSFNDVDVKVVGTSFNIKIEEDKTELIVETGIVEVSKKHVVIRLKRDETVQIDRNSSELNKSQIQDQLHKYYRNSEFIADGTPLYRLVDVLNEAYGVQIEIEDQELENLELNTTLKYNTSIRSNLDLICETFDIKMKKRGEYTVLYK, encoded by the coding sequence ATGAATAAATATGTGAACGAAGATATGCTGATCAAATACCTGGTTGGTGAAGCTACGGACGAAGAGAAAGCATTTGTAGAAAAGTGGCTCACGGAGAACGAAGAGAACCGGAAGCAGTATCGTGATTTTCAGTTACTATGGGAAACCAGTGAGAAACTGGCTTTAGATAGTGAATTGGACGAGAATTTGGCTTGGGATCGATTTAAACAACACTTAGCAGCTAACGATTCAGCAATTGACGCGGGTGACGCGGGGGGTGGGGCAACGAAAGAACCGGTGTACAGAGCCCCTGCATGGATAAAACTTGCTGCGAGCATCGTGTTAATCAGTATCGGGGCTTGGATTTCATTTTATGCCTATGACCGCTCTTCTTTCAATCAGATTCTTGTCGAAACGGTTAACCATACGTTGGTGGATACTTTGGCAGACGGGTCGATCATCACGCTAAACCGCAACAGTAAAATTCAATATCCAAAGCATTTCGCGACGGATCATCGAAGCGTTAAACTATTGGAAGGTGAGGCATTTTTTGATGTCGCGCCAGATTCATCGAAGCCTTTCCATGTTTCTTTTAATGATGTCGACGTTAAAGTAGTGGGGACATCTTTTAATATTAAAATCGAAGAAGATAAAACGGAGCTAATCGTTGAAACGGGTATCGTGGAAGTTAGCAAAAAGCATGTCGTGATACGTTTGAAACGGGACGAGACGGTTCAGATCGATCGAAATTCATCTGAGCTTAATAAAAGCCAAATTCAAGATCAATTACATAAATATTACCGAAATAGTGAATTTATCGCTGATGGTACGCCTTTGTACAGATTGGTTGATGTGCTCAATGAAGCTTATGGAGTGCAGATAGAAATCGAGGATCAGGAATTAGAAAATTTAGAATTAAACACAACTCTTAAATACAATACTTCGATTCGTTCGAACTTAGATCTTATATGCGAGACATTCGATATCAAAATGAAAAAGAGAGGAGAATATACCGTGCTTTACAAATGA
- a CDS encoding RNA polymerase sigma-70 factor — protein MDIISNNLVEESTDTIDAAFEDLFKAHFKGLHAYAYTIVKNEVIAEEIVQSIFLKLWEKRSNLTIHTSIKAFLYRSVYNESLNYHKREKVKFTFQQHEVYTRGNELDDDSSNRVQLKELEVQLQRALNKLPEGCRTIFQMSRFEDLKYREIADHLNISIKTVENQMGKALRILRTELVDFLPLLFLIVNFYQL, from the coding sequence GTGGATATTATAAGCAATAACCTGGTGGAAGAAAGCACGGATACGATCGATGCAGCTTTTGAGGATCTGTTTAAGGCTCATTTTAAGGGTCTGCATGCCTACGCGTATACCATTGTTAAGAATGAAGTCATAGCGGAGGAAATTGTACAATCGATCTTTCTTAAATTATGGGAAAAGCGTTCGAATCTGACCATTCACACATCTATTAAGGCTTTCTTATACCGCAGTGTGTATAACGAAAGCCTTAATTATCACAAACGGGAAAAGGTCAAGTTTACTTTCCAACAACATGAAGTATATACCCGTGGAAATGAGTTGGATGATGATTCAAGTAATAGGGTGCAATTGAAAGAGTTAGAAGTTCAATTGCAGCGTGCCCTGAATAAACTTCCGGAAGGTTGTCGAACTATTTTTCAGATGAGCCGTTTTGAGGATTTAAAATACCGTGAGATTGCCGACCATCTGAATATTTCTATTAAAACGGTTGAAAACCAGATGGGCAAGGCTTTAAGGATATTGAGGACAGAACTGGTCGACTTTTTACCGCTCCTTTTTTTAATCGTTAATTTTTATCAGCTATGA
- a CDS encoding porin family protein: MKMKTMKMFVFAALMLTSVLVKAQSVDLGVKAGVNYGTLPSSMDELTDESGKLGFNLGVFARIGNELYFQPEVNFSTYSSEYMFGTEKFESKFRNLNVPLMVGYKIVNEEALKFRVSLGPDLSYALKDVEGPANTEYKKFNAGGVLNAGVDLGMFTIDARYSRGLTKVNEGLDQKSGIFNLSLGFIIK; encoded by the coding sequence ATGAAAATGAAAACAATGAAGATGTTTGTATTTGCTGCGCTGATGCTAACATCAGTACTGGTCAAGGCTCAGAGCGTAGATTTAGGAGTTAAAGCAGGTGTAAACTATGGCACACTTCCATCTAGTATGGATGAATTAACTGACGAGTCGGGTAAATTAGGTTTCAATCTGGGTGTATTCGCAAGGATAGGAAACGAGTTGTATTTTCAGCCGGAAGTTAACTTCTCGACCTACAGTTCCGAGTATATGTTTGGAACTGAAAAGTTTGAGTCTAAATTCCGGAATCTGAACGTGCCCTTGATGGTGGGTTATAAAATTGTGAACGAAGAGGCTTTGAAGTTTAGGGTGTCATTGGGGCCAGACCTTAGTTATGCGTTGAAAGATGTTGAAGGCCCCGCAAATACGGAATATAAGAAGTTCAATGCTGGCGGTGTGTTGAACGCTGGGGTGGATCTGGGAATGTTTACGATCGATGCCAGGTACAGTCGCGGCTTAACAAAAGTCAATGAGGGGCTTGATCAGAAGTCAGGAATTTTCAATCTGTCCCTTGGCTTTATTATTAAATAA
- a CDS encoding sugar phosphate isomerase/epimerase family protein, producing the protein MKKIGITLCLISVLFLCQTSLSIAASKPPKKLEIGVAMGIDKVTAENMKYAKSVDIHHIEIGVGALIDRETLTFTKSHQDILKLVTDVKKAADDAGINIWSIHMPFGNKIDLSMRNEEARAKTIELHKQVLEYVKILNPEIILFHPSFYLGLNEREERKQQLIKSAIELNKHVKSIDATMVIENMLGYELVLANGKRERPLLRTVEEAVEVMNRMPDDIYSAVDMNHIKNPEKLIRALGKRVKTVHVADGTGKEENHAFPCSGEGENNWVDIIAALDETGYSGPFMYESKYPDLKDLKTCYDSMYQDYVHSLSLKK; encoded by the coding sequence ATGAAAAAAATAGGAATAACCCTCTGTTTAATCTCCGTTTTATTTTTATGTCAAACGAGCCTGTCGATCGCAGCATCTAAACCACCAAAAAAATTAGAAATCGGTGTTGCTATGGGAATCGATAAAGTTACTGCCGAGAACATGAAATATGCGAAATCGGTCGATATACATCATATCGAAATAGGCGTGGGTGCGCTAATCGACCGGGAAACCTTAACCTTTACAAAGAGTCATCAAGACATTCTAAAATTGGTTACGGATGTCAAAAAGGCGGCCGACGATGCAGGTATTAACATCTGGTCTATTCACATGCCTTTTGGCAACAAGATCGACCTATCGATGCGCAACGAGGAGGCACGAGCCAAAACTATCGAACTCCATAAGCAAGTACTGGAGTATGTTAAAATCCTGAATCCAGAGATTATTCTTTTTCATCCAAGCTTCTATCTGGGTCTGAATGAGCGTGAGGAAAGAAAGCAGCAACTCATCAAGTCTGCGATTGAATTGAACAAGCATGTTAAATCCATTGACGCTACGATGGTAATTGAGAACATGCTTGGCTACGAACTGGTATTGGCCAATGGAAAACGCGAGCGCCCTCTTCTTCGAACAGTAGAAGAAGCGGTGGAAGTCATGAATCGCATGCCTGACGATATTTATTCGGCGGTCGACATGAATCATATCAAAAATCCTGAAAAACTTATACGCGCACTCGGGAAGCGCGTTAAAACGGTTCATGTTGCCGATGGAACCGGTAAAGAAGAGAACCATGCGTTCCCATGTTCCGGTGAAGGCGAAAATAACTGGGTCGATATCATTGCCGCTTTGGATGAAACTGGCTATTCAGGTCCGTTTATGTACGAAAGTAAATACCCTGATCTAAAAGATCTGAAAACTTGTTACGATTCCATGTATCAAGATTATGTGCATTCCCTTTCTTTAAAGAAATAA
- a CDS encoding Crp/Fnr family transcriptional regulator — MKLNQILDFISPLPEPSKAKLRKCVREVSLPKGHIILRADKIEKNLYFIKKGIARGYSYIEENEVTFWFGREGDAIISMRSYVDSQRGYENIELLEASDLYQINGDRLQQLYIEDIHLANWGRKFSEKEIIKTEERLISLQFLTATERYQEMLKKSPDLINRVQLGYIASYLGITQVSLSRIRAEIK, encoded by the coding sequence ATGAAATTAAATCAGATCCTTGATTTTATATCCCCGCTGCCAGAACCCTCTAAGGCGAAGCTGAGAAAATGTGTAAGAGAGGTTAGTTTGCCCAAAGGTCATATTATTTTGCGGGCGGACAAGATTGAAAAAAACCTATACTTTATTAAGAAAGGAATAGCACGTGGATATTCCTACATAGAAGAGAATGAGGTTACTTTTTGGTTCGGAAGAGAAGGTGATGCGATCATATCCATGAGAAGCTATGTGGATAGTCAAAGAGGCTATGAAAACATCGAACTCCTAGAAGCTTCTGACTTGTATCAAATTAACGGCGACCGTCTGCAACAACTTTATATAGAAGATATCCATCTAGCGAATTGGGGGAGAAAATTTTCTGAGAAAGAGATCATTAAAACTGAAGAGCGATTGATTTCATTGCAGTTTTTAACTGCGACCGAACGCTATCAAGAGATGCTCAAGAAAAGTCCCGATCTAATCAACCGTGTTCAACTTGGTTATATTGCTTCCTATCTTGGTATCACGCAGGTTAGCTTGAGCAGAATCAGAGCGGAAATTAAATAG
- a CDS encoding DMT family transporter — MNWIILIIAGLFEVGFTSCLGKAKETTGTESYLWYGGFLVSLVISMVLLIKATQILPLGTAYAVWTGIGAVGTVLVGIFIFKEPATFWRIFFITTLIASIVGLKAVSSH, encoded by the coding sequence ATGAATTGGATTATCTTGATTATCGCGGGATTATTTGAAGTTGGTTTTACTTCTTGTTTGGGTAAAGCTAAGGAAACGACGGGAACTGAATCTTATTTATGGTATGGCGGGTTTCTGGTTTCTTTGGTTATTAGTATGGTGTTGCTTATCAAAGCCACTCAGATCCTTCCACTGGGAACCGCATATGCCGTTTGGACTGGAATTGGGGCCGTTGGGACGGTCTTGGTCGGTATCTTTATCTTTAAAGAACCAGCCACCTTTTGGCGAATCTTTTTTATTACTACCTTGATTGCTTCGATTGTAGGGTTAAAAGCAGTTTCTTCACATTAG
- the crcB gene encoding fluoride efflux transporter CrcB, with protein MLKHILLVGLGGGIGSILRFLTSVVTQKYNSTLFPLATFAVNILGCFLIGLLIGLLGTSIQNNQNLRFLLITGFCGGYTTFSTFASENFNLLQNHSYGMAALYIGTSIVGGLIAVWLGLTITK; from the coding sequence ATGCTGAAACATATACTACTCGTAGGATTAGGAGGCGGCATTGGAAGCATTCTGCGCTTTCTCACCTCTGTCGTGACTCAAAAGTATAATTCCACGTTATTCCCGTTAGCCACTTTTGCTGTTAATATTTTGGGCTGCTTTTTAATCGGTCTCCTGATCGGTCTACTTGGAACCAGCATTCAAAATAACCAAAACTTAAGATTCTTATTGATTACTGGGTTTTGCGGCGGATATACAACATTCTCAACCTTTGCATCAGAAAATTTCAACCTTTTGCAAAATCACTCTTATGGGATGGCAGCTTTATATATCGGCACAAGCATTGTCGGCGGGCTCATCGCTGTATGGCTAGGTCTGACAATAACCAAATAA
- a CDS encoding collagen-like domain-containing protein, with protein sequence MKKTIILLSVLAAFCFVACEKGEVGSEGPQGPQGEQGVQGVAGADGTKILSGTAAPSAGIGAEGDFYLRTSNSVLYGPKTSAGWGSGSSLKGSTGATGARGPAGTPGTKMLSGTAVPASSVGAIGDFYFHTTSGILYGPKTSAGWGPGISLKGPKGDKGDKGDKGDTGNANVQVFEIGRRTFTGALHLDLPISYDEAIQKNMLVYVKYGNPWYNLPFLYQAFTVTYATFPYSDGFRVSVSVRNPSTYALHTNQVTFGGVRVVFIEASEYTKIASAGVDLNNFDEVKSALKIQ encoded by the coding sequence ATGAAAAAAACAATCATTTTACTGAGCGTCTTAGCTGCTTTTTGCTTTGTAGCTTGCGAGAAAGGAGAGGTAGGGTCTGAAGGGCCTCAGGGACCACAAGGCGAGCAAGGTGTTCAGGGTGTCGCCGGTGCTGACGGTACCAAGATTTTGTCGGGTACAGCAGCTCCTTCGGCTGGTATCGGAGCTGAAGGGGACTTCTATCTCCGCACAAGCAATTCGGTATTGTATGGCCCTAAAACCAGTGCGGGTTGGGGCTCAGGTTCAAGTCTAAAAGGCTCCACAGGTGCTACTGGCGCACGCGGTCCAGCCGGTACGCCGGGTACGAAAATGCTGAGCGGAACGGCAGTCCCGGCGAGCTCGGTGGGTGCGATAGGCGACTTTTACTTTCATACTACGTCCGGTATTTTATATGGTCCTAAGACCAGTGCAGGTTGGGGACCAGGTATAAGTTTAAAAGGACCGAAAGGCGACAAAGGTGATAAGGGTGACAAGGGTGATACCGGGAACGCGAATGTGCAGGTATTCGAAATTGGCAGGAGAACTTTCACAGGGGCATTACATCTCGATTTACCTATTTCTTATGACGAAGCGATTCAAAAGAACATGCTCGTATATGTTAAATATGGAAATCCGTGGTATAATCTTCCATTTTTATACCAAGCCTTCACGGTCACGTATGCGACATTCCCATATAGTGATGGCTTCAGAGTTTCTGTTTCTGTTAGAAACCCTTCAACCTACGCTTTGCATACCAATCAGGTCACGTTTGGAGGAGTAAGGGTTGTCTTCATCGAAGCCAGTGAATACACAAAAATTGCATCTGCCGGTGTTGATTTAAACAATTTTGATGAAGTCAAATCTGCCTTAAAGATCCAATAG
- a CDS encoding acyl-CoA thioesterase, translating into MKNKKKSEVTFRFLAEPEHVNYGGKVHGGAVMKWIDQVAYTCAAGWSGHYCVTLYVGGIRFFSPIDIGDMVELTAKVIYTGNTSMHLSVDVYSGDLECAEMKKTTHCIIIFVAVDKNHNPVKVPKWVPTTEQEKELEKYAIALMESRKSIGEKMQPYLRGE; encoded by the coding sequence ATGAAAAATAAAAAGAAATCTGAGGTCACTTTCCGTTTTTTGGCAGAACCTGAACATGTTAACTATGGGGGTAAGGTTCATGGTGGGGCAGTCATGAAATGGATTGATCAAGTGGCATATACCTGTGCGGCAGGTTGGAGCGGTCACTACTGCGTGACTCTCTATGTTGGGGGTATCCGCTTCTTTTCACCCATTGATATAGGCGACATGGTTGAGCTTACAGCAAAAGTGATTTATACAGGGAATACCAGCATGCATCTATCTGTCGATGTATATTCCGGCGATTTGGAATGTGCTGAAATGAAGAAGACAACGCACTGTATCATTATATTTGTCGCGGTAGATAAAAACCACAACCCTGTAAAGGTTCCGAAGTGGGTGCCGACTACAGAGCAGGAAAAAGAATTGGAAAAATATGCCATTGCGCTGATGGAATCGCGGAAATCAATCGGCGAGAAAATGCAGCCTTATTTGCGGGGTGAGTAG
- a CDS encoding LytR/AlgR family response regulator transcription factor, with protein sequence MRKIVGKLRYHDWLIRLILSLIAAHYVLAINEPEPFLEFIQLPGYPALLLQNWLMAFFIVNFIYTVTERLNSRFPLTGNLTNRILFQIILGFLVPSIVLFLLACLFFWINDVDMMSTSYAKLEWWFSILFVILVNCYYIIRYLMRRVLFQEKGKSKSTNLDSSDGLIVKHGNEQVWIPTHEITYIQPAEKAALVHVVSGQQYLTEKTTKILVEELDPHQFYEVRRSHIINRSVVVGYEPASSNRLRLKTTLQEEFYVSQRSRADFKKWWEGE encoded by the coding sequence ATGAGGAAGATTGTCGGAAAATTAAGGTATCATGACTGGTTGATTAGGTTGATTTTGTCATTAATAGCCGCTCATTATGTGCTGGCCATTAATGAACCTGAGCCGTTCTTGGAGTTTATTCAGCTGCCCGGTTACCCGGCATTGCTTCTTCAGAACTGGTTGATGGCTTTTTTTATTGTCAACTTTATTTATACAGTAACTGAACGATTGAATAGTAGATTTCCATTGACCGGTAACCTGACTAATCGCATCTTGTTCCAGATTATTCTTGGGTTTCTGGTTCCATCTATTGTACTGTTTTTACTTGCTTGTCTCTTTTTCTGGATAAACGACGTTGACATGATGTCGACCAGTTACGCCAAACTAGAGTGGTGGTTTTCAATCTTATTTGTTATCTTGGTGAACTGCTATTATATCATCCGTTATCTGATGAGGCGTGTTTTATTTCAAGAGAAGGGCAAAAGCAAGTCTACGAATCTTGATAGCTCAGATGGGTTGATCGTAAAACACGGAAATGAACAGGTATGGATACCCACTCATGAAATTACGTATATTCAACCTGCGGAAAAAGCTGCCTTGGTTCATGTAGTTAGTGGTCAACAATACCTGACGGAAAAGACAACAAAGATTTTAGTGGAGGAATTGGATCCCCATCAGTTTTATGAGGTAAGGCGATCCCATATCATCAACCGAAGTGTCGTAGTGGGTTACGAGCCAGCATCATCCAACAGGCTGAGATTAAAAACTACACTGCAGGAGGAATTCTATGTAAGTCAACGGTCTAGAGCTGACTTTAAGAAGTGGTGGGAGGGTGAGTAG
- a CDS encoding MauE/DoxX family redox-associated membrane protein: MERRSIIVHVCSTLLIILWVYTALSKVADVEVFASQLSRQPEPVSTLAPILVWVLPLVELVAATMLMFAQTRKSGLLLSSFLMLGFTVYVALAVIGYWEDIPCSCGGVLNRLGWKDHLWFNLFFLMTAALGLAAERHSKRSKHQGGNLKQAAPAGGPA; the protein is encoded by the coding sequence ATGGAAAGGAGGAGCATCATTGTCCACGTGTGCAGCACATTGCTGATCATCCTTTGGGTGTATACAGCCCTGAGCAAGGTGGCGGATGTAGAGGTGTTCGCATCACAGCTGAGCCGGCAACCCGAACCCGTCAGCACCTTGGCGCCAATACTCGTTTGGGTATTGCCCCTGGTAGAACTGGTAGCGGCAACCATGCTGATGTTCGCGCAAACACGGAAAAGCGGCCTTCTCCTCTCCTCCTTTCTGATGCTTGGATTCACGGTTTATGTAGCGCTGGCCGTTATCGGTTATTGGGAAGACATACCCTGCAGTTGTGGCGGGGTTCTGAACCGGCTGGGATGGAAAGACCATTTATGGTTCAACCTGTTCTTTCTCATGACCGCTGCACTGGGCCTGGCAGCAGAAAGACATTCAAAAAGATCAAAACATCAAGGGGGCAACCTGAAGCAGGCCGCCCCTGCGGGCGGACCGGCCTAA
- a CDS encoding RagB/SusD family nutrient uptake outer membrane protein — MKKYSLAISILIFQFMHTGCNPEFLDLKRDKAQMVPTSLSDFKAILDNFADINGNSGYSLGILSADEYYILDETWDLLSAAHQRNAYIWAEDIFESEDGMDWNTSYKKILYANLVLEGLDKLTPATEDMEEYRHIKGSALFLRGLAYYNLSQLFSPTLADSENNQYGLPLRLESDPTVVSERSSVEETYRQIIQDVSSASEFLSDTFVINTRPTRKAAYALLSRIYLQIGEYEKSLGFAESALAIDGTLLDFNTVDPSKRYPFPPNGAGNPEVIYYEVSNTSTVFTVSRSRIDTNLYDLYDEDDLRKDLYFYENTDGSHSFRGSYCGAYVYFTGPANDELYLNKAEVLIRSGNIQDGLDVLNTLLINRYRTDHFHPYMGINQREALQVVLSERRKELLLRGVRWSDLRRLNRHKETEKTLERTLHDTKYELPPNDSKYTFPVPESVIINSNIKQFPRK, encoded by the coding sequence ATGAAAAAATACAGCCTAGCAATATCCATATTGATTTTTCAGTTTATGCACACTGGATGTAATCCGGAATTCTTGGATTTAAAGAGAGATAAAGCGCAAATGGTGCCAACCTCGTTGAGCGACTTTAAAGCCATTTTAGATAATTTTGCGGACATAAACGGTAACTCAGGGTATTCATTGGGCATATTATCAGCTGATGAGTATTATATACTTGATGAAACATGGGATTTACTAAGCGCTGCACACCAGCGGAACGCCTATATCTGGGCGGAAGATATTTTCGAATCGGAGGATGGCATGGATTGGAACACGTCTTATAAGAAGATACTGTACGCTAACCTGGTGCTTGAGGGGTTAGACAAGTTGACGCCGGCTACTGAAGATATGGAGGAGTACAGGCATATAAAAGGTTCTGCCTTGTTCCTAAGGGGGCTGGCATATTATAACCTTTCGCAACTGTTTTCCCCTACACTTGCTGATTCCGAAAACAACCAATACGGCCTGCCTTTAAGGCTGGAAAGTGACCCAACGGTAGTTTCAGAAAGATCTAGCGTTGAAGAAACGTACAGACAAATCATACAAGATGTCTCGTCTGCAAGCGAGTTCCTATCTGATACATTTGTGATCAATACAAGACCGACCAGAAAAGCGGCTTACGCATTGCTTAGCAGGATATATTTGCAGATCGGAGAATATGAAAAATCTTTGGGGTTTGCAGAGTCTGCACTTGCGATTGACGGCACGCTATTGGATTTCAATACGGTTGATCCTTCTAAGCGATACCCTTTTCCGCCTAATGGAGCAGGGAACCCCGAGGTTATCTATTATGAAGTATCGAATACCTCTACCGTCTTTACCGTATCGCGATCACGGATAGACACCAATCTCTATGATCTTTATGACGAGGATGATCTTCGTAAGGACTTGTATTTTTACGAAAATACGGATGGTAGTCATTCTTTCCGTGGATCCTATTGCGGTGCGTATGTATATTTCACCGGTCCCGCAAATGACGAACTGTACCTTAATAAAGCAGAGGTGCTGATCAGGAGCGGAAATATACAAGATGGATTGGATGTTCTCAATACTCTCTTAATCAATAGATACCGTACCGATCATTTCCATCCTTATATGGGTATAAACCAGCGAGAAGCGCTACAGGTGGTGTTGTCTGAGAGAAGAAAGGAGTTGTTGTTGCGAGGTGTAAGATGGTCTGATCTCCGACGCTTGAACCGGCACAAGGAGACCGAGAAGACGCTTGAGAGAACCCTTCACGATACCAAATATGAGCTGCCACCCAATGATAGTAAATATACGTTTCCGGTTCCTGAAAGTGTAATTATTAATAGCAATATCAAGCAATTTCCGAGAAAGTGA